The following proteins come from a genomic window of Campylobacter coli 76339:
- a CDS encoding Ubiquinol-cytochrome C reductase iron-sulfur subunit, which yields MATSESRRSFMGFAFGTVAAVGGVFSLVAMKKTWDPLPSVKAAGFTTVDLSGMQDGELRTIEWRKKPIFILKKDPNMQKDTKRDVVVDNAAYTVVIGLCTHLGCIPAYHASEQLFKCACHGGEFDTSGKNTFGPPPRPLDIPPFKIDGTKLVLGEEGPEYKKLMEEA from the coding sequence ATGGCTACATCTGAAAGTAGACGAAGCTTCATGGGTTTTGCATTTGGAACAGTAGCTGCTGTAGGCGGTGTTTTTTCACTCGTTGCGATGAAAAAAACTTGGGATCCGCTTCCAAGTGTTAAAGCTGCAGGCTTTACTACAGTAGATTTATCGGGAATGCAAGATGGAGAGCTAAGAACTATAGAATGGCGTAAAAAGCCTATTTTTATCTTAAAAAAAGATCCAAATATGCAAAAGGATACTAAGCGAGATGTTGTGGTAGATAATGCTGCATATACTGTTGTTATAGGACTTTGCACTCATTTGGGTTGTATTCCTGCTTATCACGCAAGTGAGCAACTTTTTAAATGCGCCTGTCATGGTGGAGAATTTGATACAAGTGGAAAAAATACCTTTGGGCCTCCTCCAAGACCTCTTGATATACCTCCTTTTAAAATAGATGGAACCAAACTTGTTCTAGGTGAAGAAGGTCCAGAATATAAAAAATTGATGGAGGAAGCTTAA
- a CDS encoding Ubiquinol--cytochrome c reductase, cytochrome B subunit, translated as MAHIRKANGLADWLDQRLAVHKLLDVLMVKYWIPKQINFLWAMGVILTTLFAVLFVTGLLLVMYYKPDTALAFDSVNKTIMQEVEYGWLWRHMHGVAASVIFLVIYIHMLTGIYYGSYKRGREMIWVSGMLLFVVFSAEAFSGYMLPWGQMSYWAAQVITNLFGGIPFIGSELVIWIRGDYAVSDPTLTRFFMLHVCLLPIVIIAIIAFHFYSLRIPHVNNEIAEELDFDLEAEKYMAGDTKGSKVIPFWPGFLSKDFMYICLFMIFFFYLVCFKFGFAMDPINFDPANALKTPAHIYPEWYFLWSYEVLRGFFFDIAGIKAFDIGLAAFGIAQVIFFLLPWLDRSDVVKPAHERPLFFVWFWVLLIDLIVLTIYGKLPPTGVNAWVGFYASIVFLLLFIVVLPIITIMERKGAK; from the coding sequence ATGGCACATATTAGAAAGGCTAACGGGCTAGCGGATTGGCTTGATCAAAGACTAGCAGTACATAAACTACTTGATGTTTTAATGGTGAAATATTGGATTCCAAAACAAATCAATTTCCTTTGGGCGATGGGGGTTATTTTAACTACTCTTTTTGCTGTGCTTTTTGTTACGGGACTTTTACTTGTTATGTATTATAAGCCAGATACTGCTCTTGCTTTTGATAGTGTGAATAAAACTATCATGCAAGAAGTGGAATACGGTTGGCTTTGGCGTCATATGCACGGTGTTGCTGCTTCGGTTATTTTCTTGGTTATTTATATCCACATGCTAACAGGAATTTATTATGGTTCTTATAAGCGTGGTAGAGAAATGATTTGGGTAAGTGGTATGCTACTTTTTGTAGTATTTTCTGCTGAAGCTTTTAGTGGATATATGCTCCCTTGGGGACAAATGAGTTATTGGGCTGCTCAAGTTATTACTAACCTTTTTGGTGGAATTCCATTTATTGGATCTGAACTTGTTATTTGGATTCGTGGTGATTATGCGGTTTCTGATCCAACTTTAACAAGATTTTTTATGCTTCATGTATGTTTACTTCCTATAGTAATCATTGCTATCATAGCATTTCACTTTTATTCTTTAAGAATTCCTCATGTAAACAATGAGATCGCTGAAGAATTGGATTTTGATTTAGAAGCTGAAAAATATATGGCAGGTGATACAAAGGGTTCTAAAGTAATTCCTTTTTGGCCAGGATTTTTATCTAAAGACTTTATGTATATTTGTCTTTTTATGATTTTCTTTTTCTATTTGGTATGTTTTAAATTTGGTTTTGCAATGGATCCTATCAATTTTGACCCTGCTAACGCGCTTAAAACTCCAGCACATATTTATCCTGAGTGGTATTTCTTGTGGAGTTATGAAGTTTTAAGAGGATTTTTCTTTGATATTGCAGGCATTAAAGCTTTTGATATAGGATTGGCTGCTTTTGGTATAGCACAAGTTATTTTCTTCTTGCTTCCTTGGCTTGATAGAAGCGATGTAGTTAAACCTGCTCATGAACGACCTTTATTTTTTGTTTGGTTTTGGGTATTGCTTATAGATTTAATTGTTTTAACTATTTATGGAAAACTA